The following are encoded together in the Candidatus Woesebacteria bacterium genome:
- a CDS encoding glycosyltransferase family 4 protein — MKAAIFSPYLDTLGGGERYTISFAKCLQEMGWDVYIESSDKLILTKIQKRLGINTTKLKVVPSINRGNGYDLCFWLSDGSIPTLYARKNILHFQRPFYGTDGKSLINRMKFFRINKVLVNSNFTKKWIDNEYPQKSFVLYPPVDVRSFKSGKKVNTILSVGRFSLLEQSKRQDVLIDVFKTLFDERNSVLRKEKWQLIVAGGSDVGRTHYVDDLIQKSKHYPITILENPPFVKIQSLFSQAKIYWTAAGYDVDENTKPEKVEHFGITVVEAMAAGCVPMALDAGGHREILNDSNGILWSTKDGLKKQTQEIIDNPRQLNALKKKAVNDAIMYSYEEFCKHIKEIL; from the coding sequence ATGAAAGCAGCAATATTTAGCCCTTATCTTGACACCTTGGGTGGTGGGGAAAGATATACCATTAGTTTTGCAAAATGTTTGCAAGAGATGGGGTGGGATGTATATATAGAGTCAAGCGACAAACTGATACTAACTAAGATTCAAAAGCGTCTTGGTATTAATACTACCAAATTAAAAGTAGTCCCTTCTATTAATCGTGGCAATGGATATGATTTGTGTTTTTGGTTATCGGACGGAAGTATTCCCACACTTTATGCAAGAAAAAACATACTTCATTTTCAACGTCCTTTTTATGGAACAGATGGTAAATCATTGATAAACAGGATGAAGTTTTTTAGGATTAATAAAGTGTTGGTAAATTCCAATTTTACCAAAAAGTGGATCGATAATGAGTATCCTCAGAAATCATTTGTACTTTATCCTCCCGTAGATGTTCGTAGTTTCAAATCCGGAAAAAAGGTTAATACAATTTTATCGGTAGGTAGATTTTCGCTGCTTGAGCAATCAAAAAGACAAGACGTTTTGATTGATGTATTTAAAACGCTGTTCGATGAAAGAAACAGTGTTTTGCGAAAAGAGAAATGGCAGTTAATCGTTGCGGGTGGAAGCGATGTTGGGAGAACTCACTATGTTGACGATCTTATTCAGAAATCCAAACACTATCCGATTACTATTTTGGAAAATCCACCTTTTGTTAAAATACAAAGTTTGTTTTCTCAAGCGAAAATATATTGGACTGCAGCCGGATACGATGTTGATGAAAATACTAAACCTGAAAAAGTAGAACATTTTGGAATTACGGTTGTAGAAGCAATGGCGGCAGGGTGTGTTCCGATGGCATTGGATGCTGGTGGTCACAGAGAAATACTTAATGATAGTAATGGAATATTGTGGTCAACTAAGGATGGCTTAAAGAAACAAACGCAAGAAATTATTGACAACCCAAGACAGTTAAATGCCTTGAAAAAGAAGGCTGTCAATGACGCTATCATGTATTCATATGAAGAATTTTGTAAACACATCAAAGAAATACTATAA
- a CDS encoding class I SAM-dependent methyltransferase, with product MKQSESMAAKLHENVPPDWYYTSIQINKMQRYWHTRRFQEVTRLAEPVKGKVLDIGCADGVFTKVILDSTKAKEIIGIDVLESSITWAKNHWKKNKKMKFEVGDAHKLKFKSGTFDAVFAMEMLEHVFEPMKVLKEVKRVLKKNGYAVFLVPSENFLFRLLWPFWCKGRGKIWNHTHLHAYRNEYLDELCVKNGFKVICNKKFILGMLHAVKVRKV from the coding sequence ATGAAACAGTCGGAATCAATGGCAGCTAAATTACACGAAAATGTACCACCCGACTGGTATTACACTTCAATTCAAATTAACAAGATGCAGAGGTATTGGCACACCAGGAGATTTCAGGAGGTAACCAGATTGGCAGAACCGGTCAAGGGGAAAGTGTTGGACATCGGATGTGCGGATGGAGTTTTTACGAAAGTAATATTAGATTCAACTAAAGCTAAAGAAATAATCGGGATTGATGTTTTGGAGAGCAGTATAACATGGGCAAAAAATCATTGGAAGAAAAACAAAAAGATGAAATTTGAGGTAGGAGATGCCCATAAACTTAAGTTTAAGTCGGGTACTTTTGATGCTGTATTTGCGATGGAAATGCTCGAACATGTATTTGAGCCGATGAAGGTTCTTAAGGAAGTTAAAAGAGTGTTGAAAAAAAATGGTTACGCGGTATTTCTAGTACCTTCCGAGAATTTTCTTTTTCGGTTACTGTGGCCGTTTTGGTGTAAAGGTCGGGGAAAAATATGGAATCATACCCACCTGCATGCATATAGGAACGAATACCTTGATGAGCTGTGCGTCAAAAATGGGTTTAAGGTTATATGTAATAAAAAATTCATATTGGGTATGCTGCACGCTGTAAAAGTTAGAAAAGTATAA
- a CDS encoding glycosyltransferase family 39 protein, giving the protein MEKLKKHINLSKVFLLGLITLAFFLRTLKLSDNLFFGWEQGRDFLAANDIIHGDFALIGPTTSIPGYFHGVIYYYILALLTLVASGNPYVVALILVVINSISILFYYKALENIFGKISGVISSLLLTVSYISIIYSRWLSNPNLVPAFAGLLLYALSKLKDNRYYLLLVTFSWAIIFHLQSIVALSILPVVIVALCLQKIKYSAKLVLTNIALLITLFSSYLLFEVRNNYIMARSLLVYINQGSGGGDRNKIIDIVISEFEKFTFYNNIWLTVALVALCIIAVIFYRKEKWFTLFFAFTISSPLFFWIFKVDPNQHYLQLTHLFFFAVIGALYSTTKGWGKVVTTFVILMLFISNTKTTINKIYLHNENFLHYAQYTYLKNDLKIVDYIFSDSAGNDFKYNYFTVPYWKSEAWEYLFTWKGQTEYGYLPSVNDTKIFYVIIEPDDSQPQLSLNWYKDLNRNSNLVDYKVFGRLTVEKRTTDKNTDNINIDNFYERLD; this is encoded by the coding sequence GTGGAAAAACTCAAAAAACACATAAATCTGTCTAAGGTATTTTTGCTTGGTCTAATAACTTTAGCTTTTTTTTTGCGCACATTAAAACTAAGTGACAATTTATTTTTTGGATGGGAGCAGGGGAGAGACTTTTTGGCGGCAAACGACATAATACATGGAGATTTTGCTTTGATCGGTCCGACAACAAGTATCCCGGGGTATTTCCATGGAGTTATTTATTATTACATTTTAGCTTTACTTACACTTGTTGCTTCGGGTAATCCTTATGTTGTCGCGTTAATATTGGTTGTTATAAATAGTATCTCTATCCTGTTTTATTACAAAGCACTCGAGAATATATTCGGAAAAATATCAGGTGTCATATCCTCCTTATTGCTAACTGTGTCTTATATTTCAATAATCTATTCGAGGTGGTTATCAAATCCCAATTTGGTTCCCGCCTTTGCTGGATTGTTACTTTATGCACTCTCTAAATTGAAAGATAATCGATACTATCTATTATTAGTCACGTTTTCTTGGGCAATCATTTTTCATTTACAATCGATTGTTGCACTTTCAATTTTGCCGGTTGTAATTGTTGCTCTATGTCTTCAAAAGATAAAATATTCAGCAAAACTCGTCCTGACTAATATTGCATTGCTGATAACTTTGTTTTCTTCATATTTGTTGTTTGAAGTAAGGAATAATTATATTATGGCTCGATCACTACTTGTATATATAAATCAAGGAAGTGGTGGGGGAGATAGAAATAAAATCATAGATATTGTCATTAGTGAATTTGAAAAATTTACGTTTTACAACAATATTTGGTTAACGGTGGCTCTCGTTGCCTTGTGTATTATAGCGGTTATATTTTATAGAAAAGAAAAATGGTTTACTTTATTTTTCGCATTTACTATTTCATCTCCTTTATTTTTTTGGATATTCAAAGTTGATCCAAATCAACACTATTTACAGCTAACACATCTTTTCTTCTTTGCTGTGATTGGTGCGTTGTATTCGACAACGAAAGGTTGGGGCAAAGTGGTTACGACTTTTGTAATCCTTATGCTTTTTATATCTAATACTAAAACAACGATTAATAAAATATATTTGCACAATGAAAACTTTTTACACTATGCTCAATATACCTATTTAAAGAATGACTTAAAAATAGTTGATTATATATTTTCCGACTCTGCGGGGAACGATTTTAAATACAATTACTTTACCGTACCGTATTGGAAATCAGAAGCATGGGAATATTTATTTACATGGAAAGGTCAAACCGAATACGGATATCTACCTAGCGTTAACGATACCAAGATATTTTATGTGATAATTGAACCGGACGATTCCCAACCACAACTGTCGCTAAATTGGTATAAAGATTTAAACAGAAATTCCAATTTAGTCGATTATAAAGTGTTTGGTCGTTTAACCGTTGAGAAAAGAACAACAGATAAAAATACGGATAATATAAACATAGATAACTTTTATGAAAGACTTGATTAA
- a CDS encoding glycosyltransferase family 2 protein, which translates to MDLSIIIVSFNTRDLTLSCIESIKKTKGSLDLEIIIVDNYSHDGSVQLLEKLVATNKSNISLIANKTNAGFSKANNQGISKSRGKYILLLNSDTLVKKDALQEMVRFAETDKTIGVVGAKLLNKDGSVQASCMNLPTIPLAIKQYWLGSGNELDKFAPKSMKPTKVDAVVGAAMLITPQALESAGKLNEKYFFYFEDLDYCRLVRKKGLKVFYLPKAQIIHYHGASTKDKKNDPDAWRKLIPGSKIYHGTLIHYVFNFIIWSGTKWKNSKNT; encoded by the coding sequence ATGGATCTATCAATAATAATAGTAAGTTTCAACACACGCGACCTAACACTTTCGTGTATTGAATCAATCAAAAAAACAAAGGGTTCGCTGGATCTTGAAATAATAATAGTTGACAATTATTCACATGACGGCAGTGTTCAACTTCTCGAAAAGTTGGTTGCAACTAACAAAAGTAATATTTCATTAATCGCAAATAAAACCAACGCGGGTTTTAGTAAAGCAAATAATCAAGGAATATCAAAATCACGTGGTAAATATATATTACTTCTAAATTCGGATACACTAGTAAAAAAAGACGCACTGCAGGAAATGGTTAGATTTGCCGAAACTGACAAGACAATCGGTGTGGTTGGTGCCAAGCTTCTAAACAAAGACGGCAGTGTACAAGCATCATGCATGAACCTTCCGACAATACCTCTTGCCATCAAACAATATTGGTTGGGTAGTGGAAATGAGTTGGATAAATTTGCTCCAAAATCGATGAAGCCAACAAAAGTCGATGCAGTTGTAGGAGCTGCAATGCTAATTACCCCACAAGCTCTTGAGTCTGCGGGTAAGCTAAATGAAAAATACTTTTTTTATTTCGAAGATTTGGACTATTGTCGGCTGGTCAGAAAAAAAGGATTGAAAGTCTTTTATCTACCGAAGGCGCAGATTATACATTATCATGGCGCAAGTACAAAGGATAAAAAGAACGACCCCGATGCATGGAGAAAATTAATTCCCGGGAGTAAAATATATCACGGAACACTAATTCATTATGTATTCAATTTCATCATCTGGTCGGGAACAAAGTGGAAAAACTCAAAAAACACATAA
- a CDS encoding glycosyltransferase family 2 protein: MKDLFVSIVIPNYNGEELLLENIPHVLSAFGDSGNRIIEVIVVDDCSTDKSIEVLKNNFPDVKLVKHKTNRRFSAACNTGARMAKGELICLLNTDVKPAKNFLHRVIPHFKDNLLFAVSLNEKGYSWASGNFCKGFVEHEGGKKSSHAHHTFWVNGGSGVFVRDVWMKLKGMDEELYPPFYWEDIDLSYRAAKRGYKLLWEPHAMVLHEHESTNKVFKTSYRQRIQERNQLLFIWRNITSSRMFRKHIKGLLNRIVLHPGYLRIVFMAILKFAGVHRLRKIEKKESVVSDESIFARF; the protein is encoded by the coding sequence ATGAAAGACCTCTTTGTGTCAATTGTTATTCCGAACTATAATGGCGAAGAGCTGTTATTGGAAAATATTCCTCATGTATTAAGCGCCTTTGGAGACAGTGGCAATCGAATAATTGAAGTGATCGTTGTCGATGATTGTTCAACCGATAAAAGCATCGAAGTGCTAAAGAATAATTTTCCAGATGTGAAACTCGTAAAACACAAAACCAATCGACGATTTTCTGCGGCGTGTAATACCGGCGCCAGAATGGCCAAGGGTGAGTTAATATGTCTTTTAAACACCGATGTTAAACCAGCAAAAAACTTCCTTCATCGGGTTATTCCACATTTCAAGGATAATTTGTTATTTGCCGTTTCCTTAAACGAGAAGGGCTATTCTTGGGCAAGCGGAAATTTCTGTAAGGGTTTTGTTGAACACGAGGGAGGTAAAAAAAGTTCACATGCACATCATACGTTTTGGGTAAATGGGGGATCGGGTGTTTTTGTCAGAGACGTGTGGATGAAACTAAAAGGTATGGACGAAGAATTATATCCACCTTTTTATTGGGAAGATATTGATTTGAGTTATCGAGCGGCTAAACGTGGATATAAACTCCTGTGGGAACCACATGCAATGGTTTTACACGAGCATGAATCAACCAATAAAGTTTTTAAAACTTCCTATAGACAAAGGATTCAAGAAAGAAATCAACTACTTTTTATATGGCGCAATATAACTAGTTCAAGAATGTTTCGAAAACACATAAAAGGACTATTAAATAGAATTGTTTTACATCCGGGGTATCTGCGAATAGTTTTTATGGCAATACTCAAGTTTGCCGGTGTGCATAGATTGCGAAAAATTGAAAAGAAAGAGTCAGTCGTATCCGATGAAAGTATTTTTGCTCGTTTTTAA
- a CDS encoding glycosyltransferase family 39 protein, which produces MKNFVNTSKKYYNANLRAFALPLFFIFAFAFIIRIYSFYPDVLVFDYDQIEDLMHTRKIVEYHDLPVMGRKIYGLYNLRHGVLYFYYNLLPYTLFNAHPVYIAAWNSLINSLMVVVIFIFSKALFKDNKAAYISSLLFAVSFVTIQFTGWISNTTLTLVTVPLYYYFLWRFIQGKKYGVQLSALFLGLALQSQLFMLYLIPATLIALVIFRPRLPTLRTVAISCLLFFLATSTMIVNEIKLKYAGIYTLTHFSEFFNDADITLQNRALYFLNDFFDIFTNSLSPGFHKFGTLVALITITYLIYVSRKAKDKNLKQSAVFVLLFLLSPSLMIIFGYHTQPWFLIGILSAIALSAGYVLSRVPGITPLILLTLIVLSNVTTVRAYKSNKDFLLKPCLSAVLTSQLAVVDFTYQKANGKPFSLNTVSYPLYYNATWSYHYNWYGLRKYGYLPGWLGGDLMDPYYKLPRSANEELMFVVIDTTYRIPEKYKKEIVMWASERGQLINEVAIDGFIIQEWNVEKAN; this is translated from the coding sequence ATGAAGAATTTTGTAAACACATCAAAGAAATACTATAACGCCAATCTTCGGGCGTTTGCGTTGCCCTTATTTTTTATATTTGCATTTGCCTTCATTATTAGAATCTATAGTTTTTATCCGGATGTATTAGTATTTGACTATGATCAAATCGAAGATTTGATGCATACCCGCAAAATTGTTGAATATCATGATTTACCTGTCATGGGAAGAAAGATTTATGGGTTATATAACTTAAGACATGGTGTACTTTATTTCTATTATAATTTGCTACCATATACCTTGTTTAATGCACACCCCGTTTATATAGCTGCGTGGAATTCGCTAATAAATTCACTAATGGTTGTCGTAATATTTATCTTTTCAAAGGCGTTGTTTAAAGATAACAAAGCGGCATACATATCATCACTTCTTTTCGCAGTTTCTTTTGTGACTATTCAATTCACCGGCTGGATATCAAATACGACATTAACTTTGGTTACGGTTCCTTTGTACTATTATTTTCTTTGGCGATTTATCCAAGGAAAAAAATATGGTGTTCAGTTGTCGGCATTATTTTTAGGGCTAGCCCTGCAATCGCAACTATTTATGTTGTACCTGATTCCGGCGACGTTAATTGCTCTTGTGATATTTAGACCAAGGCTTCCGACCTTGAGAACTGTCGCAATATCATGTCTTTTATTTTTTCTAGCTACATCGACAATGATAGTTAATGAGATAAAATTAAAATACGCCGGGATATACACGCTAACACATTTTTCAGAGTTTTTTAACGATGCTGACATTACACTTCAAAACCGGGCACTTTATTTTTTAAATGATTTTTTCGATATCTTTACAAATAGTCTGTCACCAGGATTTCACAAGTTTGGAACACTTGTAGCCCTCATTACAATTACTTATTTAATATATGTTTCTCGAAAAGCAAAAGACAAGAACCTTAAACAATCAGCAGTTTTTGTGCTTCTATTTTTATTGTCTCCTTCTTTAATGATAATTTTCGGATATCACACTCAACCTTGGTTTTTAATAGGGATATTATCCGCGATAGCACTATCTGCAGGATATGTTTTATCTAGAGTTCCCGGAATAACACCATTGATTTTGCTTACCTTGATAGTATTAAGCAACGTCACTACCGTTAGAGCGTATAAAAGTAATAAAGATTTTCTACTTAAACCGTGTTTATCCGCAGTATTAACTTCGCAACTTGCCGTTGTGGATTTTACCTATCAAAAAGCAAACGGGAAACCCTTCTCTTTAAATACCGTTTCGTATCCTCTTTATTACAACGCGACATGGTCTTATCACTATAATTGGTATGGCTTAAGAAAATATGGCTATTTGCCGGGATGGTTGGGTGGAGATTTGATGGATCCCTACTATAAATTACCTCGTAGTGCCAACGAAGAATTGATGTTTGTAGTCATTGATACTACATATAGAATTCCTGAAAAGTACAAAAAAGAAATCGTTATGTGGGCTAGTGAGAGAGGGCAATTAATAAACGAAGTCGCGATAGATGGTTTTATTATCCAGGAATGGAACGTAGAGAAAGCCAACTAA
- a CDS encoding glycosyltransferase family 2 protein, whose product MTNKTKLSVVIIAKNEQSKIVDAIESAGFADEVIVIDNYSSDLTSEVSRRAGAKVYEKAKGDFNRLRDEGKKKAKGEWLFYLDCDERITDDLKKEMLSIVTDTQLRFTAYAVPRKNIIFGKEFRFGGQWPDYQHRLFRKSALKKWVGNVHERPVFDGELSYLSNHLIHLKHDNLSDMMAKTNKWSEIEAKLMFDAHHPPMNIVRFFTATMREAWSVFILKQGFRDKTEGVIYSLFQIYSRFTSYAKLWEMQERKLNKVEKKSD is encoded by the coding sequence ATGACAAATAAAACAAAGCTTTCGGTTGTAATAATTGCAAAAAATGAGCAGAGTAAAATCGTCGATGCTATTGAATCGGCTGGTTTTGCGGACGAAGTAATAGTAATTGATAATTACTCAAGTGATTTGACGTCAGAAGTATCACGCCGAGCGGGTGCAAAAGTATACGAAAAAGCAAAAGGAGATTTCAATCGCTTACGGGATGAGGGAAAGAAAAAAGCTAAAGGAGAATGGTTGTTTTATTTGGATTGCGACGAAAGAATTACGGATGACCTAAAGAAGGAAATGCTTTCTATTGTCACTGATACCCAGCTTCGCTTTACTGCCTATGCAGTACCAAGAAAAAACATAATATTTGGAAAAGAATTTCGATTCGGTGGACAATGGCCGGATTACCAACATCGTTTGTTTAGAAAATCTGCTTTGAAAAAATGGGTTGGCAATGTTCATGAACGTCCTGTTTTTGACGGTGAGCTTTCTTATCTATCTAATCATCTAATCCACCTTAAACACGATAACCTGTCGGATATGATGGCGAAAACTAACAAATGGTCGGAAATCGAGGCCAAACTAATGTTTGATGCCCATCACCCACCAATGAATATTGTCAGGTTTTTTACCGCCACAATGAGAGAAGCCTGGTCCGTTTTTATTCTTAAGCAAGGATTCAGAGACAAAACTGAAGGAGTGATATATTCACTTTTTCAGATTTACAGTAGGTTTACAAGTTATGCGAAACTATGGGAAATGCAGGAGAGGAAACTAAACAAAGTTGAAAAAAAATCGGATTAA